In one window of Porites lutea chromosome 8, jaPorLute2.1, whole genome shotgun sequence DNA:
- the LOC140946952 gene encoding uncharacterized protein yields MISPAFWLVDGTEFRITRSDDSSHTPLLQTKGNCLGVQTFRSKITSYGDFRNGKIWFRHTAKCLGSCTVQCDGQYKTTDGFQQAECRSNIQGSNKIGFWCRYGPRTPVYAFKSIMMIGGGGSGCAHAGHGIGITAINKRSRTKYKYDFGNTANPSYKPTPSQSYSLNLWIR; encoded by the coding sequence ATGATCTCACCAGCTTTCTGGTTGGTCGACGGCACCGAGTTTAGGATCACGCGCAGTGATGATTCCAGTCACACGCCACTGTTGCAGACCAAAGGGAACTGTTTGGGTGTACAAACATTTCGATCAAAAATCACAAGTTATGGCGACTTTAGAAACGGCAAAATTTGGTTCAGACATACAGCTAAGTGCCTAGGAAGCTGCACTGTTCAATGTGACGGTCAGTATAAGACAACAGACGGGTTTCAACAGGCTGAGTGTCGTAGCAACATTCAAGGCAGCAACAAGATCGGCTTTTGGTGTAGGTATGGACCTCGAACTCCAGTATACGCATTTAAATCTATCATGATGATTGGTGGAGGAGGTTCAGGCTGTGCACATGCTGGTCACGGGATTGGAATAACTGCGATAAACAAACGTTCTAGAACTAAATATAAATACGACTTTGGAAATACCGCTAATCCATCATACAAACCGACACCATCACAATCCTACTCATTAAACTTATGGATCCGCTGA
- the LOC140945583 gene encoding uncharacterized protein produces the protein MRDDGHWWYDQNVPIGTPDPSVNADMISPAFWLASGNDFKITRSDDFSHMPLLQTKNNCLGGQTFRSKITSYGDFRNGTVWSNDACLGRCMIQYAGQYYSTDGFDLAWCDGDLQASNKIGFWCHWGTGDGSVLMIGGGGDFCSRADHGIGITEANYASFVEESSFQTEYDFGFDAEAQYAPTQSYALNLWIL, from the coding sequence ATGCGAGACGATGGACACTGGTGGTATGACCAAAATGTCCCCATAGGAACACCTGATCCATCAGTCAATGCTGACATGATCTCACCAGCTTTCTGGTTGGCCAGCGGCAACGATTTTAAGATCACGCGTAGTGATGACTTCAGCCACATGCCACTATTGCAGACTAAAAATAACTGTCTGGGTGGACAAACATTCCGCTCAAAAATCACAAGTTATGGCGACTTTAGAAACGGCACGGTGTGGTCCAACGACGCATGCCTGGGAAGATGCATGATTCAGTATGCTGGTCAGTACTATTCAACAGACGGGTTTGATCTGGCTTGGTGCGATGGTGATCTGCAAGCCAGCAACAAAATCGGCTTCTGGTGTCACTGGGGTACTGGTGATGGGTCCGTCCTGATGATTGGTGGAGGAGGAGATTTCTGTTCACGTGCTGATCACGGGATTGGAATAACAGAAGCTAACTATGCTTCTTTTGTTGAAGAAAGCAGCTTCCAAACTGAATATGATTTTGGATTCGATGCTGAAGCACAATATGCTCCAACCCAGAGTTACGCTTTGAACCTATGGATCCTTTGA
- the LOC140945581 gene encoding uncharacterized protein, translating into MFILQSICRRAGKLTGRHSSSISISSSSISRSSSSSSSSSSSSSSSVQHSCEAVTTDGIYQLKVKLLQFEVYCDVTAQGKPWTLIARFSNFDEVSWINDDRLWWYDQNVTIGTTSDPSSNTDMISPAFWLVRGYEFRITRSDDSSHTPLLQTTGNCLGGQTFRSKITSYGDYRNGKVWSKHSCKGSCTVQYGGQYKKTDGFQLAECSVGNIQSSNKIGFWCSYGVQPQVYVFKSIMMIGGGGSGCAHADHGIGITAKAKGSGTKYKYDFGNTANSSYPPPSHSYSLNLWIR; encoded by the exons ATGTTTATATTACAATCAATTTGTCGTCGAGCCGGTAAACTGACTGGTAGGCATAGCAGTAGTATTAGCATTAGCAGTAGCAGTATCAGTAgaagtagcagtagcagtagtagcagtagcagtagcagtagcagtagcg TTCAACACTCGTGTGAAGCTGTTACAACAGATGGAATATACCAACTAAAAGTGAAATTGCTACAATTTGAG GTCTattgtgacgtcacagctcaagGTAAACCATGGACTCTAATTGCAAGATTTTCTAACTTTGATGAGGTGTCCTGGATAAATGATGATAGACTTTGGTGGTATGACCAAAACGTTACCATAGGAACAACAAGCGATCCTTCAAGTAATACGGACATGATCTCACCAGCTTTCTGGTTGGTTCGAGGCTACGAGTTTAGGATCACGCGCAGTGATGATTCCAGTCACACGCCACTGTTGCAGACCACAGGGAACTGTTTGGGTGGACAAACATTTCGATCAAAAATAACAAGTTATGGCGACTATAGAAATGGCAAGGTTTGGTCCAAACACAGCTGCAAGGGAAGCTGTACGGTTCAATATGGCGGACAGTACAAGAAAACAGACGGGTTTCAACTGGCCGAGTGCAGCGTAGGCAACATCCAAAGCAGCAACAAGATCGGCTTCTGGTGTAGCTATGGAGTTCAACCTCAAGTATACGTATTTAAATCTATCATGATGATTGGTGGAGGAGGTTCAGGCTGTGCACATGCTGATCACGGGATTGGAATAACTGCGAAAGCGAAAGGTTCTGGAACTAAATATAAATATGACTTTGGGAATACCGCTAATTCATCATATCCACCACCATCCCATTCCTACTCATTAAACTTATGGATCCGCTGA